One Marmota flaviventris isolate mMarFla1 chromosome 17, mMarFla1.hap1, whole genome shotgun sequence genomic window, tgcacaacaaagaaacaataaagatcgtgaagagaaaacctacaggGTGAattttgctagctactcttctgacagaggattattatctagaatacataaagagctCCAAAAACTTCACACTAAAaagtcaaataacccaattaataaatggtcaaaaaaacaaacagacccttctcaaaagaagaaatacaaatggccaacaaagacttgaaaatatattaaacatcactagcaattaggaagatgcaaatcaaaacgacATTgagattcatctcactccagtcagaacagcaGCCGTCGAGAACACCAATAATAGTGAgggttggagaggatgtggagagaaaggagcCCTTCTACACTGTCGGcgggactgtaaattggtacagtCACAATGGAAATAGTATGAAGGTGTCTCAAAAGACCAGGCATGGagccaccacatgacccagctgtaccactcctCAGGATTTATCCTACAGAAATAAAGTCGTCTGACCtacacacccatgtttatagcagcataactCACGAAAGGCACACTGAGGAACTAGCCCAGGTGTCCGTTAAcggatatagaaaatgtggtatatacacacaatggagatttattcagccataaagaaaaataaaatcatgccatttgcaggaaaacggatggaacttgagagcattaagTAAGCGAAACAAGGCAAACTAGGAGGTCAAGGgtcctgtgttttctctcctgtgtggGAGCTAgagggggaaagaggaaaaggtgGGGggcatctcatgaaaatcaaagagaaaccagcagaggaaagggaccaagaggtgggggggaggcagggaggggagatGAGCTGGGGAGTGATAGTGGCCAAACTGTGTTGTTATATGGTGTGCACGTAggaatgtgtaacaacaaatcccatcaatatgtacaactctaatgcaccaatGAATAAACATGGGGGAAAATAGTTTACAGGAAAAGTTCCTAGGGCTAGATGAATTCTGAAAGACTGGGTTGAAGATCAACAGTTTTCTCTATGGCAAGACTTCTCACAATGACAATACTAACAATGCTGACGGTCTGTCCCACAGAGGACGAGGGGTTAGGTGAGATAATAGCCTGCACCTCATCACCCCATGTGCATAATGGTCCCTTGATTCCTCCAGGTAGTCCTAACAAGTCAGGGAGCGGCAGGCAGCCTCCCCCAGACCCATCTGCTCTCGCAGAACAAACGTGCCAGGAAACACACTCTGGAAAGGTCCCAGGTTACCCCCTTGTGTGCTGGAAGAGACCTTTTACCCACTAGGCCCCATTTTTAGACAGGCATCAAGACCCACGAGAGCAGAAAGGATTTTTCATGCCATCAGATACAAGGCAGTCTTGGAAAGAGAATGTGGAAGCTGACCTTTCGGTTCTGGTAAGATGCAGATGGTGTGCAGGGGACAAGGGACAGAATGGTTGAAAACAGGAATATTCCAGGGAGCCTGGAAATAGGACCATCATTCAAGAACCTCCCCTCCCTCTGAGCAtccacacccccccccacccagcACTGTGCACAGCAGGAGGTTGGTCTCTTCCCAAGGTAGAAATGCAGAGGCCCACCCGGGCATCCGAGGAAGCAATAAAACCACACTGACTGCTCGCTGGCATCTAACACTCCCAGCCATATCCAACTCTCCTCCTGGGCCGCTTGCTTTCCTGTAGGTTTAATTTCGATATTTACTTCCACCAAATTGATTGCAAGGTAAcaattttctacatttaatttaTTAAGCAGTTAAGAGAAGCAATGATTTTCTTGGGAGTTCAGTGCCTTAGCTGAGAATCTTCTCAAGGCAAGAGTGAGATGAGCATATCTCCCTGTGTTAGAGTACTGGCCTGGCCCTTTGTCCTACCCTGTTCTTAATTTCCTGCCACCTATTGTCCCTCTGATAAGTGCTGAAAGGGGGAAAGGTGTTATTTAATTGCTTTAAAGATAGGGAACAAGCCAGAGTGGAGGTTATCTCCTCCCCAACCCCTCTATTTTTCTGACTCAAGCCTTTGTTACTTAGTTACTAACAGAGCCACAGAGGAAGGAGAGCTGGACTTCTCTTTGCCCTCAGGAGTGTGTGGGGGTGGCCAGCCAGGAGGAATCAAACAGGGAATAGGAATTTGAGGTCGCCACAGAGGACAGGGGGCAGCTCAGTCACACAGCTCTCTCCAGGCATTGGCAAGTGGGGGCAGGGAAGCATCAATGATCCCGCTAAAAATCAACAGTTGTTCTACATGACACATTTTCTGTTGTTGGGGTCAATCTGTTCAGATCCCACTGGGCCAGCTGCAGGAAAGACCCACAGGGCCAGGACTTGTTCCAGGCTGTGCCTGCCCAACATAACCTATGCAGGAcaggggaagggggggggggggggcgggcggaTAACTTCCCAAGGAAAGTGCATGGGGGGGTTCCATGGGAACACACAGAGGCACCCCAGTTGTCTCAAGAGGGGGTGCCTATTGAGCTGACCCTTCAGGAGCCACCTATTTTGGATGGtggttatttaaaaacaaataatctcCAAACCACGAATTGTCATAGGGGTCACCTCGACGGGGGAGGAGGCACTTCGAGCCAGCTGTTCATTTCTTTGTGGGttgaaaatgatatttattcCTTTCAAATGATACATGAATTTTCCAAAGACCGTTGGAGAACTTTTACAGGATAAAAGTTAAGGAAATTTGAAGGCAGAGTGGGTACTTCCTGGCTCCCTTCGCCCCCTCTTTCCCTGGAAACCAGGGCGGGTATGGGTTTTAAGCTAGAGGTGGGAACAGGCATTATCACAACTGGGCTGCCACAGGATGCAGTTTCTCTGAGCTCAATTCCATGGCCTCTCCCTCTTCCAGTGGACAGGGAGCAGGGACACTCCCCTCTTCTGGTGAGttgcctgcccctgcccctcttGTACGCACACACAAATCTACAGGCAGACTGActcccagggaggctgggagagcAGACAGTCCCTGGCTGTTTTCCTCCAGCCCCTATCTCCAGGATGACCAGCAGCCCAGAGACAGATGAAGACTAGAAGCCCCTGACTCCATCCTTCCAAGCAGTGAGCTGCTACTGATTCCTTTCCCATGGCTCATTCCTTTCTTCAGGGCTCATCTCACCTGTTAAATAGCTTCTGGACTTTGCCTTTCATTGGTGAGCTGGAAAATAGGATGGACAGACCAAGGCAGCTCCGCCCACAGAGAGCCCTAACTGGGGTTTGCTTTCTGACTTCCTATCCTCTAAACTGTactgagtggtgtgtgtgtgtgtgtgtgtgtgtgtgtgtgtgttggtgtgtgtttgtgtgtgtgtgtgcttggagGACGGTGAGTAAAGAGAGGCTGTGGATTGATTATGACTTATTAAACTATTGGAACACAGGCTGAATCatcacagtcaaaaaataaatagctgCAACTTGATGCGACACAACTCCCACTTCTTCTTGCCCGGTCCTCTTTGCTCCCTGCACAGCACGTAGGAAGAGGGGCTGCCATGTCCTATGGGCTAATGCTGACTGACAGGCTAAAGCAAGGGGGCTATAGAGCTCTTGGATCTCTGAGCTGTGGAACCTGGATCATTCCATCCCACTGAGCCTCTGATGGCTCCTTGAGCTGAGGGAATCTCGGAATCCAGGTGCAGCTCAGCAGGCACTGATGACGGCGTGAGGAGCTTTTTCTCTCTACCCTTTCCTGTGCATCCTATGCCCAGGGCTTGCCCATGGTAGACACCACTTTGCAAACTTGTGTGACTTAGAAAATTGCAGAGATCCCTGAGCGAGTCTGGGTCACCCGGGACGCCACGCCAGCTGCCTGGAATATTTTGGGTGATACAGAATCAATCCTATGAAACTGGAGGAAAGCAATACTTGTCCCTGCCATGAGTCTTGAAGAGACAAACCGCTTCACCCTTCACGCCCCTGCATGCGGGTcccctctccaccccacccccgaccccaaCCGTACCCGCCAGCTCTGCCCGCAGCCACCCGCAGGATTCTCCACTTGTCTCACCCGGGTCCTCCTACAGGACCCGGCGGGCGGAGCTAAGCTGCAGTGACGTAATCAGAGGGGGGGCGTGGGGAAATGTGCCGAGGGGCTCCTGCCCAGCTGGGCCAGTCCTAGCGGCGCAGCCAccagcgcgcgcgcgcgcgcgcgcgctccCAAGGCCACCCGCCCGCAGAGCGCCAGTCCGCGACTCGGCGCGGGCGGACAGCGGGCCAGACTGGCTGTGGGACGTGAAAGGGGCAAACACCAGCCAGCTCAAGGGAGGCGGAGGGGCCGGAAGCACTGGACGCCGAGCGCCAGCCACCCGCCAAGAGCTGCGCTCCTGGGCGCCGTGCTGGATAGGGGACAGTTACTGAGGGCTGGTGAGCCCACTTAACGGATTACCGCGAAAAAGCAAGGTGAGGTTGTGTGCGTGCccgtgtgtgcttgtgtgtgtgtgtgacacacagagacacatacatGGAGATGTAGGAGCAAGAAGCGCACTCTGGCACCTGTGTGCATCAGCGCTGGTGACAGTGCGCCCATCCGCGCTACCGAGCGCAGGTTCGGGTGCAGGATTCTCCGCCCGGTGCTCGCTAGGGGTGAGTGTGGTGGAAATGAACGACAGCAGGTGTCCTGGCGTGAGTAGGGGGAGCTATCGTGTGAGCTGGAACGGACTGGTCTGGATAGCCCCTGCCCGTGTGCGCCTGGCGTGTGCCTTGCAGCCCTGTCCTGGTGGTAGCTGAGATGCGGGAACAAGTTATCTCCCAGCCACCCGCAAAAGAGCCTTGGCGCAAGAGAGCGAGGCCAGCGGGGCTCGGGTGCCACCCTGGGGCTCCTGAGGACGCATTAGAGATCCCGAGATTTGAGCTCGGGAGGGGCAGGCGATTGGAGCACTCAGCGGAGGAAAGGGgattctctcctctttttcttcgcTGGCTGGGGAAGTGGACCCGTACTTGTAGGGGGTCCAGCCCAGGCCCTCAGGCAGAGACTGAAGAGAGCTAACGCTGGCATGGCCAAATCCCCAAGCCACTGTCAGGACTCCCAGCTGTCCCTGGCACTATAGCCCACCTCTGGGTTTAAAGGCTGGACAAATTGGTACTCAGTCTTCGCTGCCCTTTTGTCTCCCTAGAAATGTTAGGGAATCCTGTAGGAAACCATTGCTCCGGAGGGTCAGCGACTTGATCAgcggaggtttttttttttttttcctccaggatcCTGGGACTCACCTCCTGAGGCCCAACCCTTTTGGTCAGCGCCCCAGGGCTTCTCCTTTGGTGCTCTAGCACTAGATGCTGGGCTGTTGTCTCTCTGCCACTGAGGTTAGCAGGCTCCGGGGGAGGTGGGAGTGACGACTAAAGGGGGCTGGGGGATGCCACAAAGATGGGCAGAGTGGGTTTTAGGatcaccactgcagccaggtccCCATCACAAGTCTCATTTCTGGAGGTGGAATGGGCAGCCCCCCTGGACAGACGCCAGAGGCCAGTCTCACCCTCCTCTCCAACTGCTGGGTCTCAGAGGAAACCAACAACAGGGCATTTCCAGTATCTAAAAACTCTTAGGctggaaaaataaagcagataatCAAACTTCCTCGTATTTAATTTTAACCAAAATCCAACAGGTATTGGTGGATTGGCATTTGGAATCCACTTTTCGTGGGACAACCATGAAGCAGAAGTCACTCAGATTTCTTTGTTAAAAACATTTGCCATGATTTAAGCCATTTCTTCCCAGGAGCGTCTTCCTGGCTCCAGCCTACCATGTCCCTCACCTTCATCAAGGCTCCAACCCCATCTTGAGCTACCTTTCAAAAGTGGCTACCTTTCAAAATAGGCTTTCTCAAACTATTTCAGGGGAGGGGAACTGACCCCGGtgcagaggaaaggaaggagttaGGGCTAGAGGGTGGCATGAGAGGCTCCCTCTCCCCTGCTGCACCAGCAACATCTCAAAAGCTCTAGAAAGAGCTTCTTGTAGCCCCCAGGGTCTTTGGTCTTACCCTGGCATTGGAGGATGACCATTCATGGTACCCAGATGCCACCCTGGCAGGACTGATGGTTAATGTACACTCCCACTGTGGGTAATTCAGATAAGATTCTGGGTCTGTAGAATTGAGTAACTGAGGAGATGGTTGGAAACGATAGTGCAAACAATCCAAGTAAATGCAGAGATACTAAAACAGTTTCTTTATAGCTTCTGGGTTTAAGAACCGCCAGCTGGCATTTTTACCCCATGTAGACATGAAATCCTGGGTCCCCAAAATTCTGTGCAAAAAAGATTAGCCACGAAGGCCATACCTCACTCCATGGACAGTGTGTGATTGAGGAAATTAgcatagaaaaaataagaaaggcgCCTGGCAGTACAGAATGAATCAGAAGTGGGCAAGGACCCTCAAGTACTGGTTGCTGGTGACATCTCCTTTAAGGTCTCTGCAGTCTCTCTGGGCACTCACCTATCTATCTTCAGGCACCAGGAAAAGCACCCTACTTAGAGGAAACATGCTCGCCTAGTGGGGCCAAGTGGTGCTGGGCATACCACCCCTGGCCATCTCGCTTCTTTTTGGAGTCACCTCCTGCCCTGTTCTATTGCTTCCCTCTTCATCTACTCAAGACCCCGGCTCCAAAACTGTCTTATGAAGTCGCCTCTGATCCTCCAGGGAAGGAAGGCATTCCTAGGTCCCTTGTTCCTAGCTCCAAGCAGTTCACACCCTGTGTCAACCGGCTTCATTGCGTCTCCTGATAAATGATCACCTCCCAGAGGGCACCTGCCCTGTCTTTGTACCCAGCAGCCAGTGATGTTTTTTGAACAACTGTAGATAAGTCATTTCATTATGGGATCACATATTGTTCTATACCCTAAGCCAAGCCAGTAGTGCTAGAGTTATTTTTCTCAGCATGGAGGTAGTAATGCAGGAGTCAGTTGCTTCAAACCCGAACCCAATTACCAGCCCCTCATTTGCCAGCCCACTGAGCAGCAGATGTGATGCTATAGAAAGCGTGGAAGTCTTGGGGTCAGGAGGCCtgtgttcaaatcccagcactaCCAATTATAAAAGCTAGTCGCTTCAActccctaagcctcagtttccacatctttAAAACAGGGACAATTATCCCCACCTCCGGCCATGGCTGGGAACATGAAGGGGATGTGGGTGTGAATGAACCACCTCGGAGCTTGTGATTTTCTGTTCACATCAATGAAGAGACTGTATCTCTCAGCCCTCGCCTGGCTCCCATTTTTGTCCTCCATCAGGGGACTGCAGTGGAAATCTGTGTGTTGTTAGAACTCTGGAGTGGCACCCAGTTCAGGGACATTAGGGAAGTATTTTCTGCTACACAAGAGAGTCAAGCATTTGGggtcagagaaacagaaatggtaaaagaaaaactgaagcacacatttaaaaacaaaatgaaagcaagccagacttttatttttaatattgaagaCTATAAATTGATTCACTGTGTGGGCAGGATTCAATAAATTAGACATAATGAGATGGTGGGGGGGGGATAACACTTCTGAGGTTCCCGTCATGAGCCCCCCACATGATGCCAAGGCTCTGCGTGCCCTCCCTCATGACTCGCATGTTAAGCAACCCAGTGGAGCCCAGCAGGGAATGGCTGGGCATGAGGTCCCATGGGCTCCACAGGGGAGCCAAAGTCTGGGGGTTCCCACCACGGGGTTGGTTTCAGAAGAGAGAGAGTCCCACACGGCCGGCAGTCCACAGGGACTCCCTCAGGGGAAAGGGCTCTAGATGCCAGTGCCAGGCCCCTCTGAGCCCGGGGGCTGGAACTCTCTGCCTTCTTGTAGCTGCACAGTCAACTCCTTAGAGGTCAACGTATGGCAGGGAGGAAGCCACAGCACCCCCTAGAAGTGCGTCATCAAAGATGACGGCTTagccctgcccttcccccacTATTGGGAAAAAACCTCAAGGTCTGCGCAGGGCTGGTGGCTGTGACACTGGCACAGAAAGATAACACCTTTTCCCATTTAAGAGTACATCTAAGAGGATAAGCTAGAAATGTGGAAAGCTGGCCAGGGTTTCAACAGCTGGTGACTGACTGCTGGGCCCATCTTGTTTCCTTCCAGATGTCACCGTGGACCCTTGGCCTCCAGGGCCCACTGAGTGGGGAGTAAGATCGGGGGCAGGTTGGTTCTTGGCTTAGACTGAAAAGCAGCCATGGAGACGGTGTACgagcaactcaatgagagccAGGCATGGCCGCCCTCCCCCTTTGACCTCAATGGCTCTGCGACGGCAGCGAACAACTCCAACAAGACAGAGCCATACTACGACATGACCAGCAATGCGGTCCTCACATTCATATACTTCGTGGTCTGCATCATCGGTCTCTGTGGCAACACTCTTGTCATTTACGTCATCCTCCGCTACGCTAAGATGAAGACCATCACCAACATCTACATCCTCAACCTGGCCATTGCCGATGAGCTCTTCATGCTGGGGCTGCCCTTCCTGGCCATGCAGGTGGCGCTGGTCCACTGGCCCTTTGGCAAGGCCATCTGCCGGGTGGTCATGACTGTGGACGGCATCAACCAGTTCACCAGCATCTTCTGCTTGACGGTCATGAGCATCGACCGTTACCTGGCTGTGGTCCACCCCATCAAGTCGGCCAAGTGGAGGAGACCCCGGACAGCCAAGATGATCAACGTGGCTGTGTGGGGGGTCTCTCTGCTGGTCATCTTGCCTATCATGATTTATGCTGGGCTTCGGAGCAACCAGTGGGGGAAAAGCAGCTGCACCATCAACTGGCCAGGTGAATCTGGGGCGTGGTACACGGGGTTCATCATCTATGCGTTCATCCTGGGGTTCCTGGTCCCCCTCACCATCATTTGTCTCTGCTACCTGTTCATTATCATCAAGGTGAAGTCCTCTGGCATCCGAGTAGGTTCCTCTAAGAGGAAAAAGTCTGAGAAGAAGGTCACCCGAATGGTCTCCATAGTGGTGGCCGTCTTCATTTTCTGCTGGCTCCCCTTCTACATATTCAACGTGTCCTCCGTGACCGTGGCCATCGACCCCACCCCGGCCCTCAAAGGCATGTTTGACTTTGTGGTGGTCCTCACCTACGCCAACAGCTGTGCCAACCCTATCCTCTATGCTTTCCTGTCTGACAACTTCAAGAAGAGCTTCCAGAACGTCCTCTGCTTGGTCAAGGTGAGTGGCACAGATGACGGGGAACGGAGCGACAGCAAGCAGGACAAATCCCGGCTGAATGAGACCACGGAGACCCAGAGGACCCTCCTCAACGGAGACCTCCAAACCAGTATCTAAACTGCCTGGCCAAACAAAACAAGCAAGCTCCACCCACGGGCAAAGGACTCCCTTCTCACCTGcttttccctcctcccacccGCACACCTGGCTTCTAGGATAGAGGTCCGATGGGCCTGAGCCCAAGTCACAGCACAGCGAATGAATGGGCTTGTCTGGTAGATAACTGATACGTTGATTACCTCCCCCTTTAAGTGAACACTCAAGTGCAGGCAGACAATTCAAAGTCTGGAGACCTATGACCTTGAGAGATGCTCAAGttcaacaaaaagagaaaaaaaaaacaaccctatgTGCGTGTCTGTGGACTTCCAGCCTGCTGTGTAAAGTGTGTTCTTATATTTATCCTTGTATATTCCTGCTGAGTGTTTGTACAGTCATCGCTTTACACTCCTTGTGTTCAGTACAAGAGCAGCAAACTGAAGCGTGCAGAGTGCCCAGGACATGAGCCACGGTATGGAACCCTAAGAAATGGACTTAGCGGGAAGCCAACAAGCTTTACGTGTCAGGGATGGCTCTCCCCGGGCCTTTCCCAGCCCAGGACAAACCTGAGCGCTCTGTTCCTGTGGGT contains:
- the Sstr2 gene encoding somatostatin receptor type 2; the protein is METVYEQLNESQAWPPSPFDLNGSATAANNSNKTEPYYDMTSNAVLTFIYFVVCIIGLCGNTLVIYVILRYAKMKTITNIYILNLAIADELFMLGLPFLAMQVALVHWPFGKAICRVVMTVDGINQFTSIFCLTVMSIDRYLAVVHPIKSAKWRRPRTAKMINVAVWGVSLLVILPIMIYAGLRSNQWGKSSCTINWPGESGAWYTGFIIYAFILGFLVPLTIICLCYLFIIIKVKSSGIRVGSSKRKKSEKKVTRMVSIVVAVFIFCWLPFYIFNVSSVTVAIDPTPALKGMFDFVVVLTYANSCANPILYAFLSDNFKKSFQNVLCLVKVSGTDDGERSDSKQDKSRLNETTETQRTLLNGDLQTSI